The following proteins are co-located in the Mesorhizobium sp. M1E.F.Ca.ET.045.02.1.1 genome:
- a CDS encoding BA14K family protein: MKPLLSSLGSGLMTLGLLAGLAVPSIAGPILQPDLSTATNATAPQIIPVRDEWAGGNNYSPQMYDWRWRRGGEWRGRDFRWRGDNFRSRHFSRNWDGGDWNGDWRWRHHRHHRHFNDGDAALLGLGLGLGLGSLAYGNYYDPYYYDPYPRYYQPRRIYRTERLSRAHVQWCYDRYRSYRAWDNTFQPYYGPRRQCISPYI; encoded by the coding sequence ATGAAACCGCTCTTGTCTTCCCTCGGATCCGGGTTGATGACCTTGGGTCTTCTTGCGGGCTTGGCGGTGCCGTCGATTGCCGGCCCGATCCTGCAGCCCGATCTTTCGACCGCGACCAATGCGACCGCGCCGCAAATCATCCCGGTCCGTGACGAATGGGCCGGCGGCAACAACTACTCGCCGCAGATGTATGACTGGCGCTGGCGGCGCGGTGGCGAGTGGCGCGGCCGCGACTTCAGGTGGCGCGGCGACAACTTCCGCAGCCGCCATTTCTCCCGCAACTGGGATGGCGGCGATTGGAATGGCGACTGGCGCTGGCGCCATCACCGCCATCATCGGCATTTCAATGATGGTGACGCCGCCCTGCTTGGCTTAGGCCTCGGCCTGGGCCTGGGCAGCTTGGCCTACGGCAACTACTACGATCCCTACTATTATGATCCCTATCCGCGCTACTACCAGCCGCGGCGCATCTACCGGACCGAGCGGCTGTCCAGGGCCCATGTCCAATGGTGCTATGACCGCTACCGCTCGTATCGGGCCTGGGACAACACGTTCCAGCCTTACTATGGCCCGCGCCGGCAGTGCATTTCGCCCTATATCTGA
- a CDS encoding PilZ domain-containing protein: protein MAENESRDKHRQRVLKGAAILTGVNNSEVKCTVRNMHPGGAELKVPVEARVPDEFLLYVPTDGIGYKAVVRWRREDRIGVEFTGTEPKPRWHYG from the coding sequence ATGGCTGAGAACGAGTCGAGAGACAAGCACCGGCAACGCGTGCTGAAAGGCGCGGCGATTCTGACCGGCGTCAACAATTCCGAAGTCAAATGCACGGTGCGCAACATGCATCCCGGCGGCGCCGAACTGAAGGTGCCGGTCGAGGCGCGCGTGCCCGACGAATTCCTGCTTTACGTGCCGACCGACGGCATCGGCTACAAGGCGGTCGTCCGCTGGCGCCGGGAGGACCGTATCGGCGTCGAGTTCACCGGCACCGAGCCGAAACCGCGCTGGCATTATGGTTGA
- a CDS encoding Lrp/AsnC ligand binding domain-containing protein: MEESSTSALDRIDVKILRVLQAEGRLTNAELAARVNVSAATCHRRTQRLFEEGYITGVRAEIAPAAVGLGALVMVGVVLDRSTPESFAAFEEAALKLKEVLDCNLVAGDFDYLLKIRVRDMADFNKLHGQKLIALPGVRQTRTFFVMKEVKENARLPF; this comes from the coding sequence ATGGAAGAATCTTCCACTTCAGCTCTCGACCGCATCGACGTCAAGATCCTGCGGGTCCTTCAGGCCGAGGGACGGTTGACCAATGCGGAGCTCGCGGCTCGCGTGAATGTCAGCGCCGCCACATGCCACCGGCGCACGCAGCGCCTGTTCGAAGAGGGCTATATCACCGGGGTCAGGGCGGAGATCGCGCCCGCCGCGGTAGGGCTTGGCGCGCTGGTGATGGTCGGCGTCGTGCTCGACCGTTCCACCCCGGAAAGCTTCGCCGCCTTCGAAGAGGCCGCGCTCAAGCTCAAGGAGGTGCTGGATTGCAATCTGGTGGCGGGCGACTTCGATTATCTGCTGAAGATAAGAGTTCGGGACATGGCGGATTTCAACAAGCTTCACGGGCAGAAGCTGATCGCGCTGCCGGGCGTCCGGCAGACCCGAACCTTCTTCGTCATGAAGGAGGTCAAGGAGAATGCGCGGCTTCCGTTTTGA
- a CDS encoding 1-aminocyclopropane-1-carboxylate deaminase, which produces MSLLEKFERYPLTFGPTPIEHLPRLSAALGGKVQVYAKRDDCNSGLAMGGNKLRKLEYIVPDAIRTGADTLVSIGGVQSNHTRLVAATAAKIGMKCVVIQEKWVPHYDAVYDRVGNILLTRLMGADSRLVDDGFDIGIRKSWEDAIQSVKDAGGKPYPIPAGASVHKFGGLGYVGFAEEVARQETELGFAFDYIIVCVVTGSTQAGMIVGFAAQGRADRVIGIDASGTLAQTRAQVRRIVDDTAALVGLGRAVRDDEIVINPDYAYPAYGVPSEATNDAIRLAARTEAMITDPVYEGKSMQGLIDLARKGFFPEGSRILYAHLGGAPAINGYSYYYKDDGPATVLAGKPGVPAVAPDDALAPIFP; this is translated from the coding sequence ATGTCACTTCTCGAAAAGTTTGAACGGTATCCGCTGACCTTCGGCCCGACGCCGATCGAGCATCTGCCGCGTCTGAGCGCGGCGTTGGGCGGGAAGGTGCAGGTCTACGCAAAGCGAGATGATTGCAATTCCGGGCTCGCCATGGGCGGGAACAAGCTGCGAAAGCTCGAGTATATCGTGCCGGACGCTATTCGCACCGGTGCCGACACGCTGGTATCGATCGGCGGCGTCCAGTCGAACCATACGCGCCTGGTCGCGGCGACGGCGGCCAAGATCGGCATGAAGTGCGTGGTGATCCAGGAAAAATGGGTCCCGCACTATGATGCGGTCTACGACCGGGTCGGCAACATCCTGCTGACGCGTCTGATGGGCGCGGACAGCCGGCTTGTCGACGACGGCTTCGATATCGGCATCCGCAAAAGCTGGGAGGATGCAATCCAGTCGGTGAAGGACGCAGGCGGCAAGCCCTATCCGATCCCGGCCGGCGCCTCGGTGCATAAGTTCGGCGGGTTGGGCTATGTCGGTTTCGCCGAGGAGGTGGCCAGGCAGGAAACCGAGCTTGGCTTTGCTTTCGACTACATCATCGTGTGCGTCGTGACCGGCTCGACGCAGGCCGGCATGATCGTTGGCTTCGCCGCGCAAGGCCGCGCCGACCGCGTGATCGGGATCGATGCCTCGGGAACGCTCGCCCAGACCCGTGCCCAGGTCCGCCGCATCGTCGACGACACCGCCGCCCTTGTCGGGCTGGGCCGCGCCGTGCGCGACGACGAAATCGTGATCAATCCCGACTATGCCTATCCGGCCTATGGCGTTCCCTCGGAGGCGACGAATGACGCGATCCGGCTGGCGGCGCGCACGGAGGCCATGATCACCGATCCGGTCTATGAGGGGAAGTCGATGCAGGGCCTGATCGATCTGGCCAGGAAAGGCTTCTTCCCCGAAGGTTCGAGAATTCTTTACGCGCATCTTGGCGGCGCGCCCGCCATCAATGGCTACAGCTACTATTACAAGGACGATGGCCCAGCTACAGTCCTCGCGGGCAAGCCCGGCGTCCCGGCGGTCGCGCCGGATGACGCGTTGGCTCCAATCTTTCCATAG
- a CDS encoding ABC transporter permease, with protein MIWETVRLSLISIRRNVLRSFLTLLGIVIGVAAVIAMLTIGSGTTEKVKADISKLGSNLLVVRSGRPAGPGGPGGLDQATRPLADKDLAALVAHLSGARAIAPASQKQVRVIFGTESLTSGVTGTDSAYLDARDWKLVSGRPFSDSETRAGAGVCLIGETVRQQFFGAGDPEGEIIRVNRTSCRIVGLLEPKGYTGFGQDQDNVVLMPLAAYQRRIAGNRDIDNIYIAADNSTPTTELQPRVEDILRDTRRITPDRDPDFSIRDMTQIADAMASATTTMTGMLGAVAGVSLLVGGIGIMNIMLVSVTERTREIGIRLAIGAHEKHILIQFLVEATVLSLLGGIIGILIGLALAGLASATLTIPFAPSPAVILLAVGFSALIGVVFGFFPALRGARLDPIDALRHE; from the coding sequence ATGATCTGGGAGACCGTCCGCCTTTCGCTGATTTCCATCCGCAGGAACGTGCTGCGCTCGTTCCTGACCCTGCTTGGCATCGTCATCGGCGTGGCGGCTGTCATCGCCATGCTCACCATCGGTTCCGGCACCACCGAGAAGGTCAAGGCCGATATCTCGAAGCTCGGCAGCAATCTTCTGGTCGTGCGCTCCGGCCGACCCGCCGGACCGGGCGGACCGGGCGGGCTCGACCAGGCCACCCGCCCCCTCGCCGACAAGGACCTTGCGGCGCTCGTCGCCCATCTCAGCGGCGCCCGCGCCATCGCCCCGGCCTCGCAAAAGCAGGTGCGCGTCATCTTCGGCACGGAAAGCCTGACGTCGGGCGTGACCGGCACCGACAGCGCCTATCTCGACGCGCGCGACTGGAAACTGGTTTCCGGCCGCCCGTTCAGTGATTCCGAGACCCGCGCCGGCGCTGGGGTGTGCCTGATCGGCGAGACAGTGCGCCAGCAGTTCTTCGGCGCCGGCGATCCGGAGGGCGAGATCATCCGTGTCAACCGCACCTCGTGCAGGATCGTCGGCCTGCTGGAACCGAAGGGCTATACCGGCTTCGGCCAGGACCAGGACAACGTCGTGCTGATGCCTCTTGCCGCCTATCAGCGGCGCATCGCCGGCAACCGCGACATCGACAACATTTACATCGCTGCCGACAACAGCACGCCGACCACCGAACTGCAGCCGCGCGTCGAGGACATCCTGCGTGACACGCGCCGCATCACGCCGGACCGCGATCCCGATTTCTCGATCCGCGACATGACCCAGATCGCCGACGCGATGGCCAGCGCCACCACCACCATGACCGGCATGCTGGGCGCGGTCGCCGGCGTCAGCCTGCTGGTCGGTGGCATCGGCATCATGAACATCATGCTGGTGTCCGTCACCGAACGCACGCGCGAGATCGGCATCAGGCTGGCGATCGGCGCGCATGAGAAGCACATCCTCATCCAGTTCCTGGTCGAGGCGACCGTGCTGTCGTTGCTTGGCGGCATCATCGGCATCCTGATCGGGCTTGCGCTCGCCGGCCTTGCCTCGGCGACGTTGACCATACCCTTTGCGCCGAGCCCGGCAGTCATCCTGCTCGCCGTCGGTTTCTCGGCGCTGATCGGCGTGGTGTTCGGCTTCTTCCCGGCGCTGCGCGGCGCAAGGCTCGACCCGATCGATGCGCTGAGGCATGAATAG
- a CDS encoding endonuclease/exonuclease/phosphatase family protein gives MSLRLATFNVENLMNRFDFSGYRNQLNEDRTLALFDIQSEAEYRLLEQARAIAQSDDTRQLTALAIAATRADIICMQEVDNIEALKAFEYGYLFKMIGQGYRQKFTTTGNDARGIDVAVMMRSETAQGQPIEFVRMTSHAYVTFEQFDLFTPELAALGFLANERIFRRDCLEIDVTVGGVPLTLYLVHFKSMGSPRNGLDGREATMPLRIAEAQAVRRIIEERFGKDHAADKRWAICGDMNDYRQRVKIEGDSFDGYRFEVVDEAQSAISVLTAGGFCENVVERRPEMDRWSFYHTRGPEERHLCQLDYILLSKAFAAKNATAVPDIIRNGQPWRTIFPPGQEVERFPRAGWDRPKASDHCPVVINLDMA, from the coding sequence ATGTCGCTGCGCCTCGCCACCTTCAACGTCGAGAACCTGATGAACAGGTTCGATTTTTCCGGCTATCGCAACCAGCTCAACGAGGACCGTACGCTGGCGCTGTTCGACATCCAGAGCGAGGCCGAATACAGGCTGCTGGAACAGGCGCGCGCCATCGCCCAGTCCGACGATACCCGCCAACTGACGGCGCTCGCCATAGCGGCAACCCGCGCCGACATCATCTGCATGCAGGAGGTCGACAACATCGAGGCGCTGAAGGCCTTCGAATATGGCTATCTCTTCAAGATGATCGGGCAGGGCTACCGCCAGAAATTCACCACCACCGGCAATGACGCCCGCGGCATCGATGTCGCGGTGATGATGCGCAGCGAGACCGCGCAGGGCCAGCCGATCGAGTTCGTGCGCATGACCAGCCACGCTTATGTCACGTTCGAGCAGTTCGACCTGTTCACGCCGGAACTGGCGGCGCTCGGGTTCCTGGCCAACGAGCGTATCTTCAGGCGCGACTGTCTGGAAATCGACGTGACGGTAGGCGGCGTGCCGCTGACGCTTTATCTGGTGCATTTCAAATCGATGGGTTCGCCGCGCAACGGGCTCGACGGCCGCGAGGCGACGATGCCGCTGCGCATCGCCGAGGCGCAGGCCGTGCGCCGTATCATCGAGGAGCGTTTCGGCAAGGATCATGCGGCGGACAAGCGCTGGGCGATCTGCGGCGACATGAACGACTATCGCCAGCGCGTGAAGATCGAAGGTGACAGCTTCGACGGCTATCGCTTCGAGGTGGTCGACGAAGCCCAGTCCGCTATCAGCGTTCTGACCGCCGGCGGGTTCTGCGAAAATGTCGTCGAGCGGCGGCCGGAGATGGATCGCTGGAGTTTCTACCACACACGTGGACCGGAAGAGCGGCATCTCTGCCAGCTCGACTATATCCTGCTGTCGAAAGCGTTTGCCGCGAAGAACGCGACGGCGGTTCCGGACATCATCCGCAACGGCCAGCCCTGGCGCACCATCTTTCCGCCGGGGCAGGAAGTCGAACGTTTCCCGCGTGCCGGCTGGGACAGGCCGAAGGCCTCCGACCATTGCCCGGTGGTGATCAACCTGGACATGGCGTGA